The following proteins come from a genomic window of Andrena cerasifolii isolate SP2316 chromosome 6, iyAndCera1_principal, whole genome shotgun sequence:
- the Nfrkb gene encoding nuclear factor related to kappaB binding protein isoform X2, with product MEVDECSAGGDSGAEEDEEDASSRGSRSNSSSSSISGSSTSTDSGDESGEEHGTSGSETHSSGEEDEDENENMEYSLKAESPNTLKWETVIVANTKLKLPQDLCEHSEVFKEFLDYPYIWNECLTENQRDTLCSFLPAFPKDCDVEAETEKTLRMLFNSENHRFGVAPLDTFHSHLSSGHYRPDIRRMCSLVRKAQQRRLLFEERKRSYGLASQLLKSRESLLSNAYKQGFCQPAQRMMSKVQWRKPKPAMVEEKTQLRYLEELNALRTELGASAKFAVDTTSENEENYPHYQLSGAAQKKKKRSLMGLQGLSIRGLQMDHEDETIRPVFSTLQRAEYPAHRSLFIREQTEDTYREMLLQHKKRRARRDIHPELNTQGIALADLTQRAQVGQKHKLSFGPLMRATPAKKRIKLEQSPLCPPAPRLMNANSIKHESDNSDYSHTTDDNRHSSALDMDQRMLTPIKTEPVDTYEMHQLSKKKLSPAAPKAGKPAVLTMPEIKKEVEDMEYDEIKTELSSGVNEDVPPEAEEDEETVKKELDLDSIDMMQLPIQLDDGIDILDDVKCEDEGVISIPDKELNIPASDDAIDINSGAELMQETHACFFSLLRDAFTSKGEYRMSAVEMKDAVTQWQGNPISPLNDWYSMTSSWTALVPLALGFLAGELTYSQELGERLEREPDLVPYLENKGSGVYAWIGAGRDSDSRLSDLCEKFLTRKDSLGPPTTSPGSCAVVAVKQQSQVVQPNANSVTSNSGNGNTNSSGRVSPPVESISVDGGAVNTVAEWEPPRALCPTEWKVRPSTADEREEFRRQERMRYAAPHKAFTYRMHGYTSVVGPVKGIYQHNVASGLTKARGHSLLVADRPNFVTILALVRDATARLPNGEGTRADICQLLKDSQYIREQTDSDDKEGYLHSVVSGALDRLHYETDPCVRYYPRRKEWLYLHRARSESEFEMYHQQLQGVAKNKKNVGSMSRNKALPPVMKPSGVNKEQSPNSSKETTPKKERKTAAVSQPVISRKEQKKTEEKVVINDHSMSTEQPAAVTNVVTTISPATTSALAVTGTTVPVTTLATSSASLSTVTAEKDVTSSEVKPHITATAPAKKVANIGGKPVAVVKTNAQSLLQSNQQHFPHHQIQVSTSAGLQTIRLSGHSVLHSAQSVATSSASSNTANVTTNLATIFPPTKVQSQQQQQQQPQQQQQQTIVTNQGGKSILQTTNIKQQQSQQQHVLPGKTLLASQIKLVSSGQIKSLLTGHGLQGQTIFIKQSSPSGNQPQQLQQQQLKQQQQQQQQLQQRVVANQQQSIQTSGMQRIIAQIGGKPIAVQIQQSPHQQQQQQQKILAKVLTSSGGGQLISVESLLAQKGLKLATTAGHAAQLNRQGKLGIQAQYQVVSQAQSSSGQSKIIVSTQQQSQPQQTQTVRMVTAQLAGKPIVLASGNKNVGVGVSSAGSVILGKQQTSQQQQQAQQQPIILPSQLLNIKTLHGLKVIPTPAGLKTTGAAVYARVIAPTTITSSAQSTANQQQTIQTQPPRNSPYSTP from the exons ATGGAG GTAGACGAATGCTCAGCTGGTGGAGACAGCGGGgcagaagaagacgaagaggatGCGTCTTCTCGTGGGTCTAGAAGTAATAGCAGTAGCAGCAGTATTAGCGGAAGCAGCACTTCCACTGATAGCGGGGACGAAAGCGGGGAGGAACATGGCACGAGCGGCAGCGAGACTCATAGTTCCGGGGAGGAAGATGAGGATGAGAACGAGAATATGGAATATTCTCTTAAAGCGGAGAGTCCAAACACCTTG AAATGGGAAACTGTTATTGTCGCGAACACCAAATTGAAACTGCCGCAAGATCTCTGCGAGCATTCTGAAGTTTTCAAAGAGTTTCTAGACTATCCTTACATTTGGAACGAATGCTTGACGGAGAATCAAAGGGACACGCTGTGCAGCTTCTTACCAGCTTTCCCAAAAGATTGCGACGTCGAAGCAGAAACGGAGAAGACTCTGCGTATGTTATTTAATTCTGAAAATCACAG ATTCGGTGTAGCACCTCTAGACACGTTTCACAGTCACCTGTCCTCTGGTCACTATCGACCAGATATTAGAAGGATGTGTAGCTTAGTGCGCAAGGCACAACAGAGGCGATTACTATTCGAAGAGCGAAAGCGATCTTACGGGCTAGCCAGTCAGTTACTGAAATCCAGGGAGAGCTTATTGTCGAACGCGTACAAGCAAGGTTTCTGTCAGCCGGCGCAGAGAATGATGTCTAAGGTCCAGTGGAGGAAACCGAAGCCTGCTATGG TTGAAGAGAAAACGCAACTCCGCTATTTGGAGGAACTGAATGCCCTGAGGACAGAGCTCGGAGCGAGCGCCAAGTTCGCGGTGGACACGACGTCCGAGAACGAGGAGAACTATCCGCATTACCAGCTATCCGGGGCGGCgcaaaagaagaagaagcgtTCCCTCATGGGCTTGCAGGGCTTATCCATCAGAGGTTTGCAAatggaccacgaggacgagacgATACGGCCCGTTTTCTCCACGCTGCAGCGAGCGGAATACCCGGCGCACAGGTCGTTGTTCATTCGCGAGCAAACGGAAGACACGTACCGCGAGATGCTACTCCAGCATAAGAAACGGAGAGCGCGCCGCGAT ATTCACCCGGAACTGAACACCCAAGGTATAGCCCTTGCCGATCTCACTCAGAGAGCGCAAGTCGGTCAGAAGCACAAGCTGTCGTTCGGTCCCCTGATGCGTGCCACACCCGCTAAGAAACGAATCAAGCTAGAACAGTCGCCGCTGTGTCCACCAGCCCCGAGACTGATGAATGCCAATTCGATAAAACACGAGAGCGATAATAGCGATTATTCCCATACGACGGATGACAATAGACATTCCAGTGCGTTGGACATGGACCAGAGGATGCTGACGCCGATCAAGACGGAGCCTGTGGACACATACGAAATGCATCAACTGTCgaagaagaaatt GAGTCCTGCTGCGCCGAAAGCTGGCAAACCTGCCGTGTTAACTATGCCGGAGATTAAGAAAGAAGTGGAGGACATGGAGTACGACGAAATCAAAACGGAGCTCAGTAGTGGAGTAAACGAGGACGTTCCTCCAGAGGCGGAAGAAGACGAGGAGACCGTGAAGAAAGAGCTTGACCTAGACAGCATCGATATGATGCAACTACCGATTCAGCTCGACGATGGGATCGACATATTGGACGACGTGAA GTGCGAAGACGAAGGAGTTATATCGATACCGGATAAGGAATTGAATATTCCTGCGAGCGATGATGCTATCGACATAAATAGCGGAGCGGAACTAATGCAGGAGACACACGCCTGCTTTTTCTCACTATTGAGAGATGCCTTCACCTCGAAAGGAGAGTACCGAATGAGTGCTGTGGAAATGAAGGACGCTGTCACGCAGTGGCAAGGGAATCCTATCTCGCCGTTGAACGATTG GTACTCTATGACGTCTTCTTGGACCGCGTTGGTTCCGTTGGCTTTGGGGTTCCTTGCTGGGGAGCTCACTTATTCTCAGGAATTGGGTGAGCGGCTGGAACGCGAACCAGATCTCGTTCCCTATTTAGAAAATAAGGGAAGTGGAGTTTACGCGTGGATCGGCGCAGGACGAGACTCGGACTCGCGCCTCTCGGATTTGTGCGAGAAATTCTTGACGCGCAA AGATTCGTTAGGCCCACCGACGACGTCCCCAGGTTCGTGCGCCGTAGTGGCTGTAAAGCAACAATCCCAAGTAGTTCAGCCGAATGCTAATAGTGTTACTAGCAATTCCGGGAATGGGAACACGAATTCAAGTGGTAGAGTGAGTCCCCCGGTGGAATCGATCAGCGTTGATGGCGGAGCGGTGAATACCGTCGCGGAATGGGAGCCGCCTCGTGCTCTGTGCCCAACCGAATGGAAAGTTCGACCGTCGACGGCGGACGAACGCGAGGAGTTCAGGAGACAAGAGCGTATGCGTTACGCTGCACCTCATAAAGCATTCACTTATAGAATGCACGGTTACACGTCAGTAGTGGGACCAGTAAAAGGAATTTACCAGCATAATGTCG CTTCAGGATTGACCAAGGCTCGCGGACACTCTTTGTTGGTGGCAGATCGACCGAACTTCGTAACGATCTTAGCATTAGTCAGAGACGCTACAGCGAGACTACCAAACGGCGAAGGGACTCGCGCAGATATTTGCCAGCTACTGAAGGATTCCCAATACATCCGAGAGCAAACGGACAGCGACGACAAGGAAGGATACTTGCACTCGGTCGTCTCTGGCGCTTTAGATAGACTGCACTACGAGACAGACCCTTGCGTTCGATATTACCCGCGTCGCAAAGAGTGGCTGTACCTTCATCGAGCTCGCTCCGAGTCTGAGTTTG AAATGTACCACCAGCAGCTGCAAGGTGTCGCGAAGAACAAAAAGAATGTCGGCAGCATGTCGCGAAACAAAGCGTTGCCGCCAGTCATGAAGCCTTCGGGCGTTAATAAGGAACAGTCTCCAAACAGCAGCAAGGAAACTACGCCTAAGAAGGAAAGGAAGACCGCGGCTGTCTCACAGCCGGTTATATCGAG GAAAGAGCAGAAGAAGACCGAGGAGAAGGTTGTCATTAACGATCATTCCATGTCGACCGAGCAGCCTGCTGCTGTCACGAACGTAGTGACCACGATCAGCCCAGCGACCACTTCAGCCCTCGCTGTAACAGGCACTACTGTTCCCGTTACGACTCTCGCGACCTCTTCTGCGTCTCTCAGTACAGTGACCGCAGAGAAGGATGTAACATCCAGCGAAGTAAAGCCGCACATCACCGCGACGGCCCCAGCGAAGAAAGTGGCAAACATCGGCGGAAAGCCAGTCGCCGTCGTGAAGACGAACGCTCAGAGCTTGTTGCAATCGAATCAGCAGCATTTCCCTCATCATCAGATTCAAGTATCGACGTCCGCGGGCCTGCAAACTATTCGATTGTCGGGGCACTCTGTGCTGCACTCCGCCCAGTCCGTTGCAACCAGTAGCGCGTCAAGCAACACGGCGAACGTGACCACCAATCTGGCGACGATATTCCCTCCTACTAAAGTCCAGAgtcaacagcagcaacaacagcagccacagcagcagcagcagcaaacgATAGTGACGAACCAAGGGGGAAAGAGCATTTTACAGACGACTAATATAAAGCAGCAGCAGTCTCAACAGCAACACGTGCTGCCAGGAAAGACTTTGCTAGCTTCGCAAATAAAATTGGTCAGCTCGGGGCAAATTAAATCGCTGCTCACTGGCCACGGCCTTCAAGGCCAGACGATATTTATCAAACAATCCTCGCCATCCGGTAACCAGCCGCAGCAGTTGCAGCAACAACAGTTGAAA caacagcagcagcaacaacagcagctgCAGCAACGCGTCGTAGCTAATCAGCAGCAATCTATACAGACGTCCGGTATGCAGCGTATAATCGCGCAGATCGGCGGGAAACCGATTGCGGTGCAAATACAGCAATCACCGCAccaacaacagcaacagcagcagaagATACTTGCGAAAGTGTTGACCAGTTCGGGTGGTGGTCAATTGATATCTGTGGAGAGTTTGCTTGCCCAGAAGGGTTTGAAATTGGCTACCACGGCTGGTCACGCCGCTCAGCTTAACCGACAAGGGAAACTAGGCATCCAGGCACAATATCAG GTGGTGTCGCAGGCGCAGTCTTCATCGGGCCAGTCGAAGATCATCGTCAGCACGCAGCAGCAGTCTCAACCGCAGCAGACGCAAACCGTGCGGATGGTAACGGCTCAGCTAGCTGGGAAGCCGATCGTTCTAGCCAGTGGGAACAAGAATGTCGGGGTCGGAGTGAGCAGCGCCGGGAGCGTGATACTAGGCAAGCAGCAGACgtcgcaacagcaacagcaagcGCAGCAGCAGCCTATTATCCTACCGAGCCAGTTGCTTAATATTAAAACGCTGCACGGCTTGAAGGTGATACCGACTCCCGCTGGATTGAAGACCACCGGGGCCGCGGTCTACGCGCGAGTAATTGCACCGACGACGATAACCTCGTCGGCACAGTCGACAGCGAACCAGCAGCAAACGATTCAGACTCAACCGCCGAGAAACAGTCCTTACAGCACGCCCTGA
- the Nfrkb gene encoding nuclear factor related to kappaB binding protein isoform X1 gives MEVDECSAGGDSGAEEDEEDASSRGSRSNSSSSSISGSSTSTDSGDESGEEHGTSGSETHSSGEEDEDENENMEYSLKAESPNTLKWETVIVANTKLKLPQDLCEHSEVFKEFLDYPYIWNECLTENQRDTLCSFLPAFPKDCDVEAETEKTLRMLFNSENHRFGVAPLDTFHSHLSSGHYRPDIRRMCSLVRKAQQRRLLFEERKRSYGLASQLLKSRESLLSNAYKQGFCQPAQRMMSKVQWRKPKPAMVEEKTQLRYLEELNALRTELGASAKFAVDTTSENEENYPHYQLSGAAQKKKKRSLMGLQGLSIRGLQMDHEDETIRPVFSTLQRAEYPAHRSLFIREQTEDTYREMLLQHKKRRARRDIHPELNTQGIALADLTQRAQVGQKHKLSFGPLMRATPAKKRIKLEQSPLCPPAPRLMNANSIKHESDNSDYSHTTDDNRHSSALDMDQRMLTPIKTEPVDTYEMHQLSKKKLSPAAPKAGKPAVLTMPEIKKEVEDMEYDEIKTELSSGVNEDVPPEAEEDEETVKKELDLDSIDMMQLPIQLDDGIDILDDVKCEDEGVISIPDKELNIPASDDAIDINSGAELMQETHACFFSLLRDAFTSKGEYRMSAVEMKDAVTQWQGNPISPLNDWYSMTSSWTALVPLALGFLAGELTYSQELGERLEREPDLVPYLENKGSGVYAWIGAGRDSDSRLSDLCEKFLTRKDSLGPPTTSPGSCAVVAVKQQSQVVQPNANSVTSNSGNGNTNSSGRVSPPVESISVDGGAVNTVAEWEPPRALCPTEWKVRPSTADEREEFRRQERMRYAAPHKAFTYRMHGYTSVVGPVKGIYQHNVASGLTKARGHSLLVADRPNFVTILALVRDATARLPNGEGTRADICQLLKDSQYIREQTDSDDKEGYLHSVVSGALDRLHYETDPCVRYYPRRKEWLYLHRARSESEFEMYHQQLQGVAKNKKNVGSMSRNKALPPVMKPSGVNKEQSPNSSKETTPKKERKTAAVSQPVISRKEQKKTEEKVVINDHSMSTEQPAAVTNVVTTISPATTSALAVTGTTVPVTTLATSSASLSTVTAEKDVTSSEVKPHITATAPAKKVANIGGKPVAVVKTNAQSLLQSNQQHFPHHQIQVSTSAGLQTIRLSGHSVLHSAQSVATSSASSNTANVTTNLATIFPPTKVQSQQQQQQQPQQQQQQTIVTNQGGKSILQTTNIKQQQSQQQHVLPGKTLLASQIKLVSSGQIKSLLTGHGLQGQTIFIKQSSPSGNQPQQLQQQQLKMSVLLQQQQQQQQQLQQRVVANQQQSIQTSGMQRIIAQIGGKPIAVQIQQSPHQQQQQQQKILAKVLTSSGGGQLISVESLLAQKGLKLATTAGHAAQLNRQGKLGIQAQYQVVSQAQSSSGQSKIIVSTQQQSQPQQTQTVRMVTAQLAGKPIVLASGNKNVGVGVSSAGSVILGKQQTSQQQQQAQQQPIILPSQLLNIKTLHGLKVIPTPAGLKTTGAAVYARVIAPTTITSSAQSTANQQQTIQTQPPRNSPYSTP, from the exons ATGGAG GTAGACGAATGCTCAGCTGGTGGAGACAGCGGGgcagaagaagacgaagaggatGCGTCTTCTCGTGGGTCTAGAAGTAATAGCAGTAGCAGCAGTATTAGCGGAAGCAGCACTTCCACTGATAGCGGGGACGAAAGCGGGGAGGAACATGGCACGAGCGGCAGCGAGACTCATAGTTCCGGGGAGGAAGATGAGGATGAGAACGAGAATATGGAATATTCTCTTAAAGCGGAGAGTCCAAACACCTTG AAATGGGAAACTGTTATTGTCGCGAACACCAAATTGAAACTGCCGCAAGATCTCTGCGAGCATTCTGAAGTTTTCAAAGAGTTTCTAGACTATCCTTACATTTGGAACGAATGCTTGACGGAGAATCAAAGGGACACGCTGTGCAGCTTCTTACCAGCTTTCCCAAAAGATTGCGACGTCGAAGCAGAAACGGAGAAGACTCTGCGTATGTTATTTAATTCTGAAAATCACAG ATTCGGTGTAGCACCTCTAGACACGTTTCACAGTCACCTGTCCTCTGGTCACTATCGACCAGATATTAGAAGGATGTGTAGCTTAGTGCGCAAGGCACAACAGAGGCGATTACTATTCGAAGAGCGAAAGCGATCTTACGGGCTAGCCAGTCAGTTACTGAAATCCAGGGAGAGCTTATTGTCGAACGCGTACAAGCAAGGTTTCTGTCAGCCGGCGCAGAGAATGATGTCTAAGGTCCAGTGGAGGAAACCGAAGCCTGCTATGG TTGAAGAGAAAACGCAACTCCGCTATTTGGAGGAACTGAATGCCCTGAGGACAGAGCTCGGAGCGAGCGCCAAGTTCGCGGTGGACACGACGTCCGAGAACGAGGAGAACTATCCGCATTACCAGCTATCCGGGGCGGCgcaaaagaagaagaagcgtTCCCTCATGGGCTTGCAGGGCTTATCCATCAGAGGTTTGCAAatggaccacgaggacgagacgATACGGCCCGTTTTCTCCACGCTGCAGCGAGCGGAATACCCGGCGCACAGGTCGTTGTTCATTCGCGAGCAAACGGAAGACACGTACCGCGAGATGCTACTCCAGCATAAGAAACGGAGAGCGCGCCGCGAT ATTCACCCGGAACTGAACACCCAAGGTATAGCCCTTGCCGATCTCACTCAGAGAGCGCAAGTCGGTCAGAAGCACAAGCTGTCGTTCGGTCCCCTGATGCGTGCCACACCCGCTAAGAAACGAATCAAGCTAGAACAGTCGCCGCTGTGTCCACCAGCCCCGAGACTGATGAATGCCAATTCGATAAAACACGAGAGCGATAATAGCGATTATTCCCATACGACGGATGACAATAGACATTCCAGTGCGTTGGACATGGACCAGAGGATGCTGACGCCGATCAAGACGGAGCCTGTGGACACATACGAAATGCATCAACTGTCgaagaagaaatt GAGTCCTGCTGCGCCGAAAGCTGGCAAACCTGCCGTGTTAACTATGCCGGAGATTAAGAAAGAAGTGGAGGACATGGAGTACGACGAAATCAAAACGGAGCTCAGTAGTGGAGTAAACGAGGACGTTCCTCCAGAGGCGGAAGAAGACGAGGAGACCGTGAAGAAAGAGCTTGACCTAGACAGCATCGATATGATGCAACTACCGATTCAGCTCGACGATGGGATCGACATATTGGACGACGTGAA GTGCGAAGACGAAGGAGTTATATCGATACCGGATAAGGAATTGAATATTCCTGCGAGCGATGATGCTATCGACATAAATAGCGGAGCGGAACTAATGCAGGAGACACACGCCTGCTTTTTCTCACTATTGAGAGATGCCTTCACCTCGAAAGGAGAGTACCGAATGAGTGCTGTGGAAATGAAGGACGCTGTCACGCAGTGGCAAGGGAATCCTATCTCGCCGTTGAACGATTG GTACTCTATGACGTCTTCTTGGACCGCGTTGGTTCCGTTGGCTTTGGGGTTCCTTGCTGGGGAGCTCACTTATTCTCAGGAATTGGGTGAGCGGCTGGAACGCGAACCAGATCTCGTTCCCTATTTAGAAAATAAGGGAAGTGGAGTTTACGCGTGGATCGGCGCAGGACGAGACTCGGACTCGCGCCTCTCGGATTTGTGCGAGAAATTCTTGACGCGCAA AGATTCGTTAGGCCCACCGACGACGTCCCCAGGTTCGTGCGCCGTAGTGGCTGTAAAGCAACAATCCCAAGTAGTTCAGCCGAATGCTAATAGTGTTACTAGCAATTCCGGGAATGGGAACACGAATTCAAGTGGTAGAGTGAGTCCCCCGGTGGAATCGATCAGCGTTGATGGCGGAGCGGTGAATACCGTCGCGGAATGGGAGCCGCCTCGTGCTCTGTGCCCAACCGAATGGAAAGTTCGACCGTCGACGGCGGACGAACGCGAGGAGTTCAGGAGACAAGAGCGTATGCGTTACGCTGCACCTCATAAAGCATTCACTTATAGAATGCACGGTTACACGTCAGTAGTGGGACCAGTAAAAGGAATTTACCAGCATAATGTCG CTTCAGGATTGACCAAGGCTCGCGGACACTCTTTGTTGGTGGCAGATCGACCGAACTTCGTAACGATCTTAGCATTAGTCAGAGACGCTACAGCGAGACTACCAAACGGCGAAGGGACTCGCGCAGATATTTGCCAGCTACTGAAGGATTCCCAATACATCCGAGAGCAAACGGACAGCGACGACAAGGAAGGATACTTGCACTCGGTCGTCTCTGGCGCTTTAGATAGACTGCACTACGAGACAGACCCTTGCGTTCGATATTACCCGCGTCGCAAAGAGTGGCTGTACCTTCATCGAGCTCGCTCCGAGTCTGAGTTTG AAATGTACCACCAGCAGCTGCAAGGTGTCGCGAAGAACAAAAAGAATGTCGGCAGCATGTCGCGAAACAAAGCGTTGCCGCCAGTCATGAAGCCTTCGGGCGTTAATAAGGAACAGTCTCCAAACAGCAGCAAGGAAACTACGCCTAAGAAGGAAAGGAAGACCGCGGCTGTCTCACAGCCGGTTATATCGAG GAAAGAGCAGAAGAAGACCGAGGAGAAGGTTGTCATTAACGATCATTCCATGTCGACCGAGCAGCCTGCTGCTGTCACGAACGTAGTGACCACGATCAGCCCAGCGACCACTTCAGCCCTCGCTGTAACAGGCACTACTGTTCCCGTTACGACTCTCGCGACCTCTTCTGCGTCTCTCAGTACAGTGACCGCAGAGAAGGATGTAACATCCAGCGAAGTAAAGCCGCACATCACCGCGACGGCCCCAGCGAAGAAAGTGGCAAACATCGGCGGAAAGCCAGTCGCCGTCGTGAAGACGAACGCTCAGAGCTTGTTGCAATCGAATCAGCAGCATTTCCCTCATCATCAGATTCAAGTATCGACGTCCGCGGGCCTGCAAACTATTCGATTGTCGGGGCACTCTGTGCTGCACTCCGCCCAGTCCGTTGCAACCAGTAGCGCGTCAAGCAACACGGCGAACGTGACCACCAATCTGGCGACGATATTCCCTCCTACTAAAGTCCAGAgtcaacagcagcaacaacagcagccacagcagcagcagcagcaaacgATAGTGACGAACCAAGGGGGAAAGAGCATTTTACAGACGACTAATATAAAGCAGCAGCAGTCTCAACAGCAACACGTGCTGCCAGGAAAGACTTTGCTAGCTTCGCAAATAAAATTGGTCAGCTCGGGGCAAATTAAATCGCTGCTCACTGGCCACGGCCTTCAAGGCCAGACGATATTTATCAAACAATCCTCGCCATCCGGTAACCAGCCGCAGCAGTTGCAGCAACAACAGTTGAAA ATGTCTGTTTTAttacagcaacagcagcagcaacaacagcagctgCAGCAACGCGTCGTAGCTAATCAGCAGCAATCTATACAGACGTCCGGTATGCAGCGTATAATCGCGCAGATCGGCGGGAAACCGATTGCGGTGCAAATACAGCAATCACCGCAccaacaacagcaacagcagcagaagATACTTGCGAAAGTGTTGACCAGTTCGGGTGGTGGTCAATTGATATCTGTGGAGAGTTTGCTTGCCCAGAAGGGTTTGAAATTGGCTACCACGGCTGGTCACGCCGCTCAGCTTAACCGACAAGGGAAACTAGGCATCCAGGCACAATATCAG GTGGTGTCGCAGGCGCAGTCTTCATCGGGCCAGTCGAAGATCATCGTCAGCACGCAGCAGCAGTCTCAACCGCAGCAGACGCAAACCGTGCGGATGGTAACGGCTCAGCTAGCTGGGAAGCCGATCGTTCTAGCCAGTGGGAACAAGAATGTCGGGGTCGGAGTGAGCAGCGCCGGGAGCGTGATACTAGGCAAGCAGCAGACgtcgcaacagcaacagcaagcGCAGCAGCAGCCTATTATCCTACCGAGCCAGTTGCTTAATATTAAAACGCTGCACGGCTTGAAGGTGATACCGACTCCCGCTGGATTGAAGACCACCGGGGCCGCGGTCTACGCGCGAGTAATTGCACCGACGACGATAACCTCGTCGGCACAGTCGACAGCGAACCAGCAGCAAACGATTCAGACTCAACCGCCGAGAAACAGTCCTTACAGCACGCCCTGA